The region GAGGGAgcagaatttaaaatgaaactctTTACTTGTAGCGTAATCAGTCTGTGTCTCCTTCATACTGTCTATGTGTGATTCTTAATTGTGCTCTCAGTTCCCTGACAAAATAGAGCAAACATACTTTCTTTACAGAGACTACACTGTAGACAATAGCTTACTGTTCAAAACAGcttacagaaaattaaaatgcttaattgcaaaacaaaaccctgATGCAGCTCCAAAGGGGATTTAATTAATATTGCTTATTGTTTGTGCAAGCTTGTTTTTTGGTAAGGAggaaaactgcttttttttttctttaccggTTGCCCAAGTAATTTATCTCTGTTTTGAAATGATCTAGTAAGCTCCATATATACTGTGTAAACCATGGTCTGCCAGGAAGGAGAGCACACCCCAGAATAATAAGCCCCCTTCAATTGTAGCAATAATTTCATTTTGCAAGAATAATGAGTCATACTAATCTCCATGGtagaaaacataattaaatttGCCAGCCTCAAATTTGGAGTCGCCTCTTCAAGAAGTCCCAAACAATAAATACCACGTGTTTTACTTTgtcaaaatacagtacatttttagTCAGGGTGAAAGCAAATTCTAAACCAGAAAGTACAAATTTAATTGTAGGATGGTAACTAACACTGATCAATACAGGACGGTGGTGTAAGGACACTGTAAGAGTGCAGGCAGTGCGTCCATATCGGACATATTTACCACAGCACATTTCATATTGAAATATATAGGGCTTTTTATAAATACAtactatatttacattttaagccaAATAATTCCATCACGTGCAGTTCCATAGTTAAGTGAAGACTGAGATGTGTGACCTTTATCACATGGTTTACAGTATTTACTCTTCAAACTGAAGCAAAACTGAGAGAGGGGGGTGTTATGAGCTACGACTGCCATctgcagacaggtgtgtggaaCTGCTTTAATAAATTGGGTTCAGCCAAATAAGCTGACATGAGTAAAATGTCTCTTTTGGGTGTTAACATGATTTTTGTAACAAAGCTAGTATGAAACTTATGTCTATTCGGGTTGTTAAGGAAGCGTGTTTCTGTATGTGcggatgtgtctgtgtgtgtgtgtgtgtgtgtgtgctgttttcgAGTGGCTGACACGCGCTCAGTCAACCTGCTCTGCGTGCCCTCCTTTCAGAGCCAATCACGTTGTAGATAAACAGAGTCTTGCGTCATTGTTATTGTGGTAGCTGGATTTCCAGCTGCTTATAGAGATTTCGCCACCATTTCGCTTAGATTTCGGCATCTAAAGCTGCGTAAACGTCTGGATCCGCAAGTGTCTACCATTACAATGTCGCTCCAAAAGGACATTTCGTCTGACGAGAGTTTGCAAGGTAAAGTATAAACGTCAAAACAAGCTAGTACCTCACCAGTGTTGATGCTAGTTGCTAGCTGATAATTAAGAAACTATAAGGTGACTAACATTAAATCGCTTAGACTAGCCCTGTGAAAAGCCTGAGCTGATGTAACAAACCAGCAGGCTCAagcttacattttttttaatcgttATATAAGACGTAGAGAGACCACTGTAAGACGTTACCCCATCGTCGTAGTTAGTTAACAAGGCTGGTTTGCAATGCTACAAAAACAGAATGCCTTCAAGCTAAGAGCCCCTCCATGTTGATTGCTCTACTGTACCCATAGCCTGCGTGGCAGTCCCAGGCTATGTAGGCCAGTGATACAACACTACATACTCACCAGGTTTCACGTGTAACGACTATTGTATTTGATTTAAGGTTCCTGGGTTGAGCTGCATTTCAGTAGCAATGGCTCTCAAAGTACAAGTCATCACGGTAGCCAGGAGCAAATCCCCACGTCCAGCCAGGAGTGTGACCTGGAGAAAATGCTGCTAGATGCACAGAACGAGTCGGGCAGAAACAGTTCCAGAGGAAGCTCTCAATGCAACAGGTTTGTAGGAAAAAGGGGaaacacagtttgtgtttttcttttgtgttgtgtaacaCAGATTGTCAATAAGTGTTATTCACAAAGTTTCCCTTATGTGTCGTTGTTACATCAGCCCACTCAGAGCACAGACTCCTCTTCTTATGTGGAGAGgctcagagggaaacagctcACAGGTATGTTTGTTGGAACCACTGAACTGTATCAAAATCTAATAATCACATTCATTCAAGAGTAGTTTTATTAAATAGTTTGTTTGATATTGTATAGcataattttgttttgaaatatctGTGATGGCCAAGTTGATGCTGGATGTATTTTTCAGTCAGATGAAGACTTCCAAGAAACAAGACGGGAAGTGGAGAATCTGATGAAGAAAAATGCTGACTGGATCTGGGACTGGTCTAGTCGACCTGAGAACAATCCACCAAAGTATGTTTCCACCACTAATTATAATTTATACTCTTAATTTGTGATATGCAGTTTTTGTAATTTCAgtaaataatagtaattattCCAAAATATGGACAAAAAATGAGCTATTACACAATTCAAGCAAAGTGTTGATGTCTATGAACTACGTTGATACAGTTTGAATGCACAAGTAATCACTAGCAAGAGGAAAAATGGTTGTAGTTACAGGGATGGTAGAGGAAATTGTTAAACCCTATAGTGATAATCACTTACATATAGGAGCCtaagtatatttattttatggcATGATTTATAATTGTAATtcattgaatttaaaatgatgtcTGTGTTAGCATAGGTGTCAGTGTGACATTAAACTGGccctcattcattttaatgtattcaaaacaatgaaaaattaatGTGCTCCTCTGTAGGGAGTTCCTGCTGAAGTACCCTAAGCGCTCGACCTCTCTCAGCATCAGGAACACCAGCGTCATGAAGAAGGGAGGCATTCTCTCTGCTGACTTTCTGAAGCTTTTCCTGCCCTCATTAATCATTTCTCACATACTTGCTGTTGGGTTAGGGTAAGCAAAATCATTTAATTGCTAACTCTGGCAATATTACAGTAGCCCCCAAACTAAAAACACTTAATAGGAACCTCTAGAGGCAATTCCAGAAGGATCCTCTAAAATCCCTTTAAAACCCCAATTTTTGACCACATGCATTTAATGTATATGTGAAAATATAGACCAGTTTTCTCACtgtttaaaaacatcactgaTGTCATTGATAAACCTTGATCTTACTTCCATAAACCTCTAACATATGTTAGAGGAgaaccacaacaaaacaagcagagGTCATAAACATTAAGAGTGTCCAGAGTATAGCATGATTGGAAGCATTGTTGGATAGGCAGACAGCGGCGGCCAGTAATGCTTGTGTTCAGTGTCTCAGATTTAGTGGGTAAACTACTTGTATGTTCAAAGCTTTGTTCCTAACCCTAAGAGTGTACAGGTCACTCAGTTTAGTCTAATGTGTCAcaactattttatttgaaaaactgCAGAGAACATAACTTGCTTTCTGAGGAAATTCTGTTTAGTACCAGTAGTATTTTGTCTGTAGAGTTAAGTCATTTCAATAATTTGCCTGTAGAGTCTGtagtgtttattaaaaaaaaaaaaaaaaaaaaaaacattgcatatTTTTTCTAGTGACAAaggtatgatgatgatgatgatgatgaagtagAGACATTTAGTCCCTGCCCCAGGGTATTTTTGTAAGACATATTTTTGGAGACTTTAAAAAATTTTCCAGATGgttatttatatgttttgctCTCAGCATCTAATTTTActtttgtctctttccttttagGATATATATTGGGAAGCGGCTAACTTCCCACAACACCTACTAAGTAGAATAGTGATGTGTTGCAACAACTCGTCACCTTGATGTGACCATCTTGGCATGCCTTAAAATGGGACCTTATGAAGATCAATGGAGATGTGGCCATGTGACATGGTCCAATTTGACTGAGAGCCTCATGTTGCCCACAACAGCATGGAGATTGAAGGGTCTGTTATTGCTTTTTTCATGGGGTGTACCCCTGAACAGAGCATTGACCAATCCTCTGCTTCTTGCTGTAGTCCCTGTCCTACCCTGGAGATGACTGTTTTGCTGCTTCCTGCTCCTTAAATCTGCATGTTAGGGAACTATATCTTacatcatttcctttttttctttttgcagttaGAAGCCACTTTAAACGATATActgtcaatttattttttttctaaatcagcAGTGGTTAAAtagttttgatttgttttttttgtttttaattttttgtccaAGGGATCATTAGCTTAGTGTTTATGAGATAACATTTGTCACTGATTGCTCATTTTGTGCAACTGTAAATTGTAGAAAAGCATACGTTTGCTTATTAGGCACAGATGTGGTCCATTTTGTTCATCTTTGCACAAAAAAGCTGGAAACATACATATGGCCTTGTTGAATTTATGCACAAGTTAATATGTCGGAACACGTAGCTGACTTCCAAAGGAGAGGACCACATGCAGATGAAcacaattaaaattttattgaaCTTTGgtcaaaataataaacaagtgAATACATTGCCACCATGTTAGGAATCAATGGACAAAGACAATGCAttattatgtgtttgttttaatgtcatcAGTATATGTTTTGTGTAGTCAACTTTCATTTCTGCATTCACAACTACGGAGATAAGATCCACATTTGCAATATGCGGTTCAAATTTGGGTGACATCCCTAATAAATGAATAAGGGCACATGTATGAGGCCTGTCTgacttttatttacttattacaTGACTCGGAGGCACTCTATCACATAAACTGTATGGTGTGCAATTTTCctcctttgtgttttcatagacAGCCACATATAGCAGCAGTATATGAGGACATAACTCTATAAAATAGGATTTACAAATAATGCACATGAGGTTTGTAAAACGTTTGGGGACATATAACTTGTAGCTGTCACTGATAGAAGTAGGTATTAAGGCTGCAGATTCCCTTTGTCCTGGGCCCCATCTTGTGCCATGTAGTTTCCAGCCTGCATCCTAAAACATGGTCAAAAACTAGAAATTAATCtcttgacacaaacacattattggTTGTCTCCAACAGTGGTTCTGAAACTGGTAGCCCCAAATAGTATTTCCATGACAAGTTTGCTTGAGATCTGCTCAAAAGACAGTGGTGTGACTGAACATTTTTCCACCTctctacaacataaaaacatgcaaagcaataaacatgttttaatacatacttctaaatttaaaaacacatctgtagttttagtttcttttattATGTGGATGACAA is a window of Seriola aureovittata isolate HTS-2021-v1 ecotype China chromosome 14, ASM2101889v1, whole genome shotgun sequence DNA encoding:
- the bnip4 gene encoding BCL2 interacting protein 4 encodes the protein MSLQKDISSDESLQGSWVELHFSSNGSQSTSHHGSQEQIPTSSQECDLEKMLLDAQNESGRNSSRGSSQCNSPLRAQTPLLMWRGSEGNSSQSDEDFQETRREVENLMKKNADWIWDWSSRPENNPPKEFLLKYPKRSTSLSIRNTSVMKKGGILSADFLKLFLPSLIISHILAVGLGIYIGKRLTSHNTY